Proteins encoded within one genomic window of Chroicocephalus ridibundus chromosome 7, bChrRid1.1, whole genome shotgun sequence:
- the NUP88 gene encoding nuclear pore complex protein Nup88, translated as MAAEWGPAEQWRAALPQHAVLSRLRERGPAAPAASAAPPGRPPLIRNLLFGLDGDLFLWDGECSALHTIGLRRLGGPDPAGLSCYQTLICINPPLFEVYQTLLSPTQHHVALIGTKGLMVLELPKRWGKNSEFEGGKSTVNCSTIPIAERFFTSSTSLTLKHAAWYPCETLEPHIVLLTSDNTIRFYSLKVPQTPIKVIALSDTEEETFTIKKGRAYTASLGETAVAFDFGPLVPVPKNVLGQRGSEEVLAYPLYILYENGETFLTYISLLQSAGNLGKLLGPLPMHPAAEDNYGYDACAVLCLPCVPNILVIATESGMLYHCVVLDGEEDDEQSEKSWDPRSDLIPSLYVFECVELELALKLASGDEEEPLESDFSCPIKLHRDPKCPSRYHCTHEAGVHSVGLTWINKLHKFLGSDEEDKDSLQELGAGQKCFVEHILCTKPLPCRQPAPIRGFWIVSDILGPTMICITNTYECITRPLLSTVHPASPPLLCTREDKDVAISPLRILAESQHSFEKHIQSILQRSSANPLLLKSADKDAAPPPEECLQLLSRATQVFREEYILKQDLAKEEIQQRVKLLWGQKKKQLEDLNYCREERKSLREMAERLADKYEEAKEKQEDIMNRMKKVLRSFHSQLPVLSDSEKDMKKELQTIHDQLQHLSNAIRQVKMKKEYQQKKMEKGTSPRKPSITLSAYQSKCIQTVLKEEGEHIREMVKQINDIRSHVNF; from the exons ATGGCGGCCGAGTGGGGCCCGGCGGAGCAGTGGCGCGCGGCCCTCCCGCAGCACGCGGTGCTCAGCCGCCTCCGCGAGCGCggacccgccgcccccgcggcctccgccgccccccccggccggcCGCCCCTCATCCGCAACCTCCTCTTCGGCCTCGACGGCGACCTTTTCCTCTGGGACGGCGAGTGCAGCGCCCTCCACACCATCGGCCTCCGCCGGCTCGGCGGGCCCGACCCCGCCGGGCTCAGCTGCTACCAG acCCTTATCTGCATAAACCCGCCCCTGTTTGAGGTTTATCAGACGCTGCTAAGCCCCACGCAGCATCATGTGGCGCTCATCGGTACGAAGGGGCTCATGGTGCTGGAGCTGCCTAAACGATGGGGGAAGAATTCAGAGTTTGAAGGTGGGAAATCCACGGTGAACTGTAG CACTATTCCTATTGCGGAAAGGTTCTTCACGAGTTCAACGTCTCTGACTTTAAAGCATGCTGCCTGGTATCCCTGTGAGACGTTAGAGCCCCATATCGTGCTCTTGACTTCAGATAACACTATAAG GTTTTACAGCCTGAAGGTACCTCAGACACCCATCAAAGTGATTGCTCTTTCAGACACTGAGGAGGAGACTTTTACAATCAAAAAAGG GAGAGCCTACACAGCGTCACTGGGGGAGACTGCAGTGGCATTTGACTTCGGCCCGCTAGTGCCAGTCCCGAAGAACGTTCTTGGACAGCGTGGGAGTGAAGAAGTGTTGGCCTACCCACTGTACATTTTGTATGAAAATGGAGAGACATTCCTCACATATATCAGCCTGCTACAGAG CGCTGGAAATCTTGGCAAGCTGCTTGGCCCTCTGCCCATGCACCCTGCTGCAGAAGATAACTACGGCTATGATGCCTGTGCTGTCCTGTGCCTGCCTTGTGTTCCAAACATCCTGGTGATTGCCACCGAGTCGGGAATGCTTTATCACTGTGTGGTGCTGGATGGAGAAGAGGATGATGAGCAG TCAGAAAAGTCATGGGACCCAAGATCTGATCTCATTCCTTCCCTGTATGTGTTTGAATGTGTTGAGCTGGAACTTGCACTGAAACTGGCATCAGGAGATGAAGAGGAGCCTTTGGAGTCTGATTTCTCTTGCCCGATCAAACTGCATCGAG ATCCGAAATGTCCCTCTCGATACCACTGCACACACGAAGCTGGTGTCCATAGCGTGGGGTTGACGTGGATCAATAAACTGCACAAATTCCTTGGTTCGG ATGAagaagacaaagacagtttaCAAGAGTTGGGAGCGGGACAGAAGTGCTTTGTTGAACATATTCTTTGTACAAAACCATTGCCGTGCAG GCAACCTGCTCCCATTAGAGGATTTTGGATCGTTTCTGACATCCTGGGGCCCACAATGATCTGCATCACAAACACCTATGAGTGTATTACAAGGCCGCTCTT AAGCACGGTCCATCCTGCATCCCCTCCCCTGCTGTGTACCAGAGAAGACAAAGATGTTGCCATTTCCCCTCTCCGTATCCTGGCTGAGTCGCAGCATTCCTTTGAGAAGCATATCCAAAGCATCCTGCAGCGCAGTTCTGCCAACCCCTTGCTGCTGAA GTCTGCTGATAAAGATGCTGCTCCTCCCCCTGAAGAATGCCTTCAGCTTCTTAGCAGAGCCACGCAAGTGTTCAGAGAGGAGTACATACTGAAACAAGATCTGGCAAAAGAGGAAATTCAGCaaag agtgaagctgctgtggggacagaagaagaaacaactgGAAGATCTTAATTACTGTCGAGAAGAAAG GAAAAGTTTGCGGGAAATGGCTGAGCGCTTGGCTGACAAGTACGAGGAAGCCAAAGAGAAGCAAGAAGATATTATGAACAG GATGAAGAAAGTACTTCGGAGTTTCCACTCTCAGCTTCCTGTTCTATCAGACAGTGAAAAAGATATGAAGAAAGAATTGCAGACGATACATGACCAACTGCAGCACCTGAGCAACGCCATCAGACAG gttaaaatgaaaaaggaataccagcagaaaaagatggaaaagggCACCAGCCCCCGAAAACCCAGCATCACCCTCAGTGCCTACCAGAGCAAGTGCATCCAGACCGTCCTGAAAGAGGA
- the RPAIN gene encoding RPA-interacting protein yields MEAPVRRHRARYKGPAAPPWKETYRRRCMERLRSSRAKLLDRYRQAGERACGPAAGALLVQEVMELEWQGLQESPPDPGGKEALAQMLEDPDELAVLEEIQQELILQDQSVIEEYERSLQFDEECLNAMLDGLDASDKVICPVCRKNNLTVRNHLVFCQCGLYISTQDMTEGKLRSLLESTVTEHSHRCFHNPEFTVTSGMEEEASLLMSCPVCDSWTILL; encoded by the exons ATGGAGGCGCCGGTGCGTCGGCACCGCGCTCGGTACAAGGGCCCGGCCGCTCCGCCGTGGAAGGAGACCTACCGCCGG CGCTGCATGGAGAGGCTGAGAAGCAGCCGGGCAAAGCTGCTGGACCGGTACCGCCAGGCCGGGGAGAGGGCGtgcggcccggcggcgggcgcgctgctggtgcaggaggtgatggagctggagtggcaggggctgcaggagagcccGCCGGACCCCGGCGGCAAGGAGGCCCTGGCCCAG ATGCTAGAGGACCCCGATGAGCTAGCAGTACTGGAAGAGATCCAACAGGAATTGATCTTGCAAG ACCAGTCCGTTATAGAAGAGTACGAGCGAAGTCTGCAGTTTGATGAAGAATGTCTCAACGCGATGCTTGATGGCCTGGATGCCAGCGACAAGGTCATCTGTCCAGTGTGTAGAAA GAATAACCTGACTGTGAGGAATCACTTGGTTTTTTGCCAGTGTGGATTATACATCAGCACGCAG GATATGACAGAAGGGAAGCTTCGGTCACTTCTAGAAAGCACTGTCACAGAGCACAGTCACAGGTGCTTTCACAACCCCGAGTTCACAGTTACCAGCGGAATGGAGGAGGAAGCCAGTCTTCTCATGAGCTGCCCG GTCTGTGACTCCTGGACGATTCTTCTGTAA
- the C1QBP gene encoding complement component 1 Q subcomponent-binding protein, mitochondrial, whose protein sequence is MLLARALRAAAALRPPTRRLLSSSSASPRALLPPPAAAAPPLARSLWQLGGGGGRTALLRPRRGSAGGVSCGCGGLHTEGDKAFAQFLTDEIKEEKKIQKHKSLPKVSGGWELEVHGTEAKLVRKIAGEKITVTFNINNSIPPSVDDEPQEEQKPDEQEPELTSTPNFVVEVIKDDTKQTLVLDCHYPEDEVGHEGEEESDIFTIREVSFQPTGESDWKDTNYTLNTDSLDWALYDHLMDFLADRGVDNTFADELIELSTALEHQEYIKFLEDLKSFVKCQ, encoded by the exons ATGCTGCTCGCCCGGGCcctgcgcgccgccgccgcgctgcgccCGCCGAcccgccgcctcctctcctcctcctccgcctctccCCGCGCTCtcctgccgccgcccgccgccgccgcgccgcccctgGCGCGCTCCCTCTGGCagctgggcggcggcggcgggcggacaGCGCTGCTCCGCCCGCGGCGGGGCTCGGCCGGCGGCGTCTCCTGCGGCTGCGGCGGCCTCCACACGGAGG GCGACAAGGCCTTCGCCCAGTTCCTGACGGATGAGATCAAAGAGGAGAAGAAGATCCAGAAGCACAAATCCCTGCCCAAGGTGTCCGGGGGGTGGGAGCTGGAAGTCCACGGCACGGAGGCCAAGCTTGTGCGGAAGATCGCCGGGGAGAA GATAACAGTCACATTCAACATCAATAACAGCATTCCACCCTCGGTTGATGACGAACCACAAGAAGAGCAGAAACCTGATGAGCAGGAG CCTGAGCTTACATCAACTCCAAACTTTGTTGTGGAAGTGATAAAAGATGACACGAAACAGACGCTTGTCCTTGACTGCCATTATCCCGAAGACGAG GTTGGCCatgagggagaggaagaaagtgaTATTTTCACGATTCGGGAGGTCAGTTTTCAGCCCACCGGAGAGTCAGATTGGAAGGACACCAACTACACCCTCAATACGGATTCCCTTGACTGG GCTCTGTACGATCACCTAATGGATTTCCTGGCTGATCGAGGAGTGGACAACACGTTTGCTGATGAGTTAATAGAGCTCAGCACTGCGCTGGAGCACCAGGAGTACATTAAATTCCTTGAAGACCTTAAAAGCTTTGTCAAATGTCAATAG